In a genomic window of Pangasianodon hypophthalmus isolate fPanHyp1 chromosome 1, fPanHyp1.pri, whole genome shotgun sequence:
- the gfod1 gene encoding glucose-fructose oxidoreductase domain-containing protein 1, giving the protein MLPGVGVFGTSLTARVIIPLLKSEGFSVEALWGRTQEEAEELAKEMDVPFYTSRIDDVLLHQDVDLVCINLPPPLTRQIAVKTLGIGKNVICDRTATPLDAFRMMSAAQYYPKLLSIMGNVLRFLPAFVRMKELLEEGYVGELLVCEAQVHGGSLLGKKYNWSCDDLMGGGGLHSVGSYIIDLLTFLTSRRAIKVHGFLKTFIKQTDHIKGIRQITSDDFCTFQMVLEGGACCTVTLNFNVPGEFRQEVVVVGTAGRLTVCGTDLYGQKNSGMGGRELLLKDSTPLGNASLPDKAFSDIPTPYLTGTICMVQAIRQAFQGQEDRRTWDGRPLTMAATFEDCLYALCVVDTIKKSNQCGEWQNIVVMTEEPEVSPAYLISEAMRRSRMSLYC; this is encoded by the exons ATGCTCCCCGGGGTCGGTGTGTTCGGCACCAGCCTGACAGCGCGGGTGATCATCCCGCTGCTGAAGAGTGAGGGCTTCTCCGTGGAGGCGCTGTGGGGCCGCACGCAGGAGGAGGCCGAGGAGCTGGCCAAGGAGATGGACGTGCCCTTCTACACCAGCCGCATCGACGACGTGCTCCTGCACCAGGATGTGGATCTGGTGTGCATCAATCTTCCCCCGCCGCTCACGCGCCAGATCGCCGTCAAAACGCTGG GTATCGGCAAGAATGTCATCTGTGACCGCACGGCCACACCGCTGGATGCCTTCCGCATGATGTCAGCAGCACAGTACTACCCCAAGCTGCtgagcattatgggtaatgttcTGCGCTTTCTTCCGGCCTTCGTGCGCATGAAGGAGCTGCTAGAGGAGGGCTATGTGGGAGAACTGCTGGTCTGCGAGGCACAGGTCCACGGCGGCAGCCTCTTAGGCAAGAAGTACAACTGGAGCTGTGACGACTTGATGGGCGGTGGAGGACTTCACTCTGTGGGCAGCTACATCATCGACCTGCTCACATTCCTGACCAGCCGGCGCGCCATCAAGGTGCATGGCTTCCTCAAGACTTTCATTAAACAGACAGACCACATCAAGGGCATCAGACAGATCACCAGTGACGACTTTTGCACTTTTCAGATGGTGCTGGAGGGTGGAGCCTGCTGCACCGTGACGCTCAACTTTAACGTGCCGGGTGAGTTCCGGCAGGAGGTGGTAGTTGTTGGAACGGCTGGACGACTCACAGTGTGTGGCACTGACTTGTATGGACAAAAGAACAGTGGCATGGGAGGCCGTGAGCTACTGCTCAAGGACAGCACACCTTTAGGCAATGCCTCGCTGCCTGACAAGGCCTTCAGCGACATCCCTACGCCCTACCTCACTGGCACCATCTGCATGGTCCAGGCTATACGACAGGCCTTCCAAGGCCAGGAGGATCGGCGGACTTGGGATGGCCGGCCGCTCACCATGGCCGCCACTTTTGAGGACTGTTTATATGCTTTGTGTGTGGTGGACACAATCAAGAAGTCCAACCAGTGTGGCGAATGGCAGAACATCGTAGTGATGACGGAGGAACCTGAGGTCAGTCCAGCCTATCTGATCAGTGAGGCCATGCGACGCAGCAGGATGTCGCTGTACTGCTAG